A region of Polyangiaceae bacterium DNA encodes the following proteins:
- a CDS encoding MmcQ/YjbR family DNA-binding protein codes for MAADAIHDRLLAIVKKLPEAEEAWPWGSIHCKVAGKIFVGWSRDRTGVMCIGLRTTPALQATLVASDPRFSVAKYTGKYGGIDLRLGPRPNWAEVEQLIVESYRIVAPKRLARLLDEPPSSAARVERASPPRKRKVAPKKRR; via the coding sequence ATGGCCGCAGACGCAATTCACGACCGCTTGCTCGCCATCGTCAAGAAGCTGCCCGAAGCGGAGGAGGCCTGGCCGTGGGGCAGCATTCACTGCAAGGTCGCAGGCAAGATCTTCGTGGGCTGGAGCCGCGATCGGACGGGAGTGATGTGCATCGGCCTGCGCACCACGCCGGCGCTGCAAGCCACGCTGGTCGCCTCGGATCCGCGCTTCTCGGTCGCGAAGTACACTGGCAAATACGGCGGCATCGACCTGCGCCTCGGTCCAAGGCCCAACTGGGCCGAAGTCGAGCAGCTCATCGTGGAGAGCTATCGCATCGTCGCGCCCAAGCGCCTGGCGCGTCTGCTCGACGAGCCGCCGAGCTCTGCCGCGAGGGTCGAGAGGGCCAGCCCGCCGAGAAAGCGGAAGGTCGCGCCGAAGAAGAGGCGCTGA
- a CDS encoding IS110 family transposase, whose protein sequence is MQHIAIDLGKMKSQICVREADGKVVQEQKLETKALGRFLERQAASRVIVETCSEAFRVADLALSHGHEVRVVPTTLVKSLGVGARRIKTDRRDAQVLSEVSCRIDLPSVHIPTDLARQRRSMCTVREELLAQRTSLINCVRGWARTQLLTIPSGGAEAFPKRFRAAALKTCDGMPEYIERMLQVIDSLNAQIAPADQELTALSAEDPVCVRLMSVPGVGPVTSLRFVAALDDRARFPSAHSVQAFLGLTPGEKSSSERQQRTGITKAGPAPVRRALVQAAWNFRRLRPLDPISRWAAQIEQRRGKFIATVAVARKLAGVLFAIWRDGSTYQPNHSRQPRST, encoded by the coding sequence ATGCAGCATATTGCGATCGATCTCGGCAAGATGAAATCCCAGATCTGCGTCCGCGAGGCGGACGGCAAGGTCGTGCAGGAGCAGAAGCTCGAGACCAAAGCGCTGGGGCGCTTTCTCGAGCGCCAGGCGGCGAGTCGCGTGATTGTCGAGACCTGCTCCGAGGCGTTCCGTGTAGCCGACCTGGCGCTGAGCCACGGGCACGAGGTCCGCGTAGTGCCCACCACGCTGGTCAAGAGCCTGGGCGTCGGCGCACGTCGCATCAAGACCGACCGGCGCGATGCGCAAGTGCTGAGCGAGGTGTCGTGCAGGATCGATCTGCCGTCCGTGCACATCCCCACCGACCTGGCGCGTCAGCGCCGCAGCATGTGCACGGTCCGCGAAGAGTTGCTTGCTCAGCGGACCTCGCTGATCAATTGCGTCCGCGGTTGGGCACGGACGCAGCTGCTCACGATTCCCTCCGGTGGCGCCGAGGCCTTCCCGAAACGCTTTCGCGCCGCCGCGCTGAAGACGTGCGACGGGATGCCGGAGTACATCGAGCGCATGCTGCAGGTGATCGACTCGCTCAATGCCCAGATCGCTCCGGCCGACCAGGAGCTTACGGCGCTGTCGGCGGAGGATCCGGTGTGCGTGCGGCTGATGTCGGTACCGGGCGTGGGACCGGTCACCAGCCTGCGCTTCGTAGCGGCGCTCGACGACCGCGCGCGCTTCCCGAGTGCGCACTCCGTTCAGGCCTTCCTCGGACTGACCCCCGGCGAGAAGTCCAGTTCCGAAAGGCAACAACGCACGGGCATCACCAAGGCCGGCCCGGCACCGGTACGCCGCGCCTTGGTACAGGCCGCTTGGAACTTCCGCCGGCTGCGTCCGCTCGATCCCATCAGCCGCTGGGCCGCACAGATCGAGCAGCGGCGTGGCAAGTTCATCGCGACGGTCGCCGTAGCGCGCAAGCTGGCGGGCGTGCTGTTCGCCATCTGGCGCGACGGCTCGACGTACCAGCCAAACCATTCGCGTCAGCCGCGCTCCACCTAG
- a CDS encoding M23 family metallopeptidase, translating into MPERIGLVEALGLRPWGKTLREAALALGGDASTPKTRFDLSSLGNLHPRLGAALWLGKKPMGRRVPITNLYNYRQPPPELGWSVRVSDVRDFRGGDNTYDSHNGTDFAIPPGTSVVAAAPGTVLRVSSEFHRGGRKILLDHGQGLVTSYNHLSRPLVTPGQRVKRGEPIALSGYSGLDALVGFPWAPPHVHFNVWLDGVYVDPFTPIERDEPSLWRRHNDPVPAPASELDDDAIPPSDWDEGAMTLAVGACQHAGTRAEIERAATATERAGALLMHLAYFPTRFQRDRLGEGFSLFRVPHAREPRLDLPFSHRDYDGVAFL; encoded by the coding sequence ATGCCGGAGCGCATCGGGCTCGTGGAAGCGCTGGGTCTCAGGCCCTGGGGCAAGACCCTGCGCGAGGCCGCGCTCGCGCTGGGCGGGGACGCGAGCACGCCGAAGACGCGCTTCGATCTCAGCTCGCTCGGCAACCTGCACCCGCGCCTCGGCGCCGCGCTGTGGCTCGGGAAGAAGCCGATGGGGCGGCGCGTCCCGATCACCAACCTGTACAACTACCGCCAGCCTCCGCCCGAGCTCGGCTGGTCGGTGCGGGTGAGCGACGTGCGCGACTTCCGCGGCGGGGACAACACCTACGACAGCCACAACGGCACTGACTTCGCCATCCCGCCCGGCACCAGCGTGGTCGCGGCGGCGCCGGGGACCGTGCTCCGGGTCTCGAGCGAGTTCCACCGCGGCGGACGCAAGATCCTGCTCGACCATGGCCAAGGCCTCGTCACCTCTTACAACCACCTGAGTCGGCCCTTGGTCACGCCCGGCCAGCGCGTGAAGCGCGGCGAGCCCATCGCGCTGTCGGGCTACAGCGGCCTCGACGCGCTCGTCGGCTTTCCGTGGGCTCCGCCCCACGTGCACTTCAACGTCTGGCTCGACGGAGTGTACGTCGATCCCTTCACGCCAATCGAGCGCGACGAGCCGTCGCTCTGGCGGCGGCACAACGACCCCGTGCCCGCGCCAGCGAGCGAGCTCGACGACGACGCCATCCCGCCGAGCGACTGGGACGAAGGCGCCATGACGCTCGCCGTCGGCGCGTGCCAGCACGCGGGCACGCGGGCGGAGATCGAGCGAGCGGCGACGGCCACGGAGCGCGCCGGCGCGCTCTTGATGCACCTCGCGTATTTTCCGACTCGCTTCCAGCGGGACCGCCTCGGCGAGGGCTTCTCGCTGTTCCGCGTGCCCCACGCCCGCGAGCCCCGCCTCGACCTTCCGTTCTCCCACCGCGACTACGACGGCGTGGCCTTCTTGTGA
- a CDS encoding SCO family protein, with product MNARRATKQALVGAALLTLGVAVALYFLARARAPIPAEEYAHRQKPESPAELFPSPDFAFRDQHGRAVTKATLAGEPYVANFVFTTCRTVCPMLTAKMVRLQRDLSGVPVRFVSFSVDPEHDTVEVLAEYARQWNPGESRWLLLETTPGGLTELARGFHITAVRTDGGLDAVFHSSVFALVDQRGMVRGIFDSDDAEDFKALARSVRALLGSTPPPPPAGARSAEVLYHELSCANCHERPELAPPLGGLSGQRRELDTRLFVSADEAYLRESIVSPAAKRVIGYPLMMPSYAGDLSGEELDRLVKYLVALPPPSAPALDAVVAIDPVCRMKVRVTADALKLELDGGETIYFCSEQCRKRFGESPGAYAH from the coding sequence GTGAACGCCAGGCGCGCTACGAAGCAGGCCCTCGTCGGCGCAGCGCTCTTGACGCTCGGCGTGGCCGTGGCGCTGTATTTCCTCGCGCGAGCACGCGCGCCGATCCCGGCCGAGGAGTACGCCCATCGGCAGAAGCCGGAGTCACCGGCAGAGCTGTTCCCGTCGCCCGATTTTGCCTTCCGCGATCAGCACGGCCGCGCGGTGACGAAGGCCACCCTCGCTGGCGAGCCGTACGTCGCCAACTTCGTCTTCACCACGTGCCGCACCGTGTGTCCCATGCTCACCGCCAAGATGGTCCGGTTGCAGCGCGACCTGTCCGGCGTGCCCGTGCGCTTCGTCAGCTTCTCCGTGGATCCGGAGCACGACACGGTGGAGGTGCTCGCCGAGTACGCCAGGCAGTGGAACCCCGGGGAGTCTCGCTGGCTGCTCCTCGAGACCACGCCGGGTGGGCTGACGGAGCTGGCCCGCGGCTTTCACATCACCGCCGTGCGCACCGACGGCGGCCTCGACGCCGTGTTCCACAGCAGCGTGTTCGCGCTGGTGGATCAGCGCGGCATGGTGCGCGGCATCTTCGACTCCGACGACGCCGAAGACTTCAAGGCCCTGGCGCGGAGCGTGCGCGCGCTCTTGGGCAGCACGCCACCACCGCCGCCTGCCGGAGCGCGCAGCGCAGAGGTGCTGTACCACGAGCTGTCCTGCGCCAATTGCCACGAGCGTCCGGAGCTGGCGCCGCCGCTGGGCGGTCTCTCCGGTCAGCGCCGTGAGCTCGACACGCGGCTGTTCGTCAGCGCCGACGAGGCCTACTTGAGGGAGTCCATCGTCTCGCCGGCGGCCAAGCGCGTGATCGGCTACCCGCTGATGATGCCGTCCTACGCCGGCGACCTGTCGGGCGAAGAGCTCGACCGGCTGGTGAAGTACCTGGTCGCGCTGCCTCCTCCTTCGGCGCCGGCGCTGGACGCCGTGGTCGCGATCGATCCGGTATGCCGCATGAAGGTGCGGGTGACCGCCGACGCTCTGAAGCTCGAGCTGGACGGGGGCGAGACGATCTACTTCTGCTCCGAACAGTGTCGCAAGCGCTTCGGCGAGAGCCCCGGCGCCTACGCCCACTGA
- a CDS encoding Uma2 family endonuclease: protein MSLPVPFHSYSYADYLALEDHSPVRHEFVSGEIYAMAGGTPEHAALAAAVLRHLGNQLPAGCRAYTSDLRVRVAGSDVTTYPDGTVVCGKTSRAADDPTAVTNPVVLIEVTSPSTEAYDRGAKLGFYKNLPSVREVLILSHQGPHAALHRRGQDGAWSVHEAGQGETIEVESVGASLAIDEVYRDFAE from the coding sequence ATGTCGCTGCCCGTCCCGTTCCACAGCTACTCCTACGCGGACTACCTCGCGCTGGAAGATCACAGCCCGGTGCGGCACGAGTTCGTTTCAGGGGAGATCTACGCGATGGCCGGCGGAACGCCGGAGCACGCGGCACTGGCCGCGGCGGTGCTCCGCCACCTCGGGAACCAGCTGCCGGCGGGGTGCCGCGCGTACACGTCGGATCTGCGCGTCCGCGTCGCGGGCAGCGACGTCACGACGTATCCGGACGGCACGGTCGTTTGCGGCAAGACCAGTCGTGCTGCAGACGATCCCACGGCCGTGACGAACCCCGTCGTGTTGATCGAGGTCACGAGCCCGTCCACCGAGGCCTACGACCGCGGCGCCAAGCTCGGCTTCTACAAGAACCTGCCCAGCGTGCGCGAGGTGTTGATTCTCTCGCACCAGGGTCCACACGCGGCCCTCCACCGCCGCGGGCAGGACGGAGCCTGGAGCGTCCACGAAGCCGGGCAGGGTGAAACCATCGAGGTCGAGTCCGTGGGTGCCTCGCTCGCGATCGACGAGGTTTATCGGGACTTCGCGGAGTGA
- a CDS encoding cyanophycinase — protein MSPAKIERGNQRGFIVPIGGAEDKEGAANILRRFIDVSGGEGSRIVIIPTASKLEDTGRRYEKLFRKLGADEAKALPLASRDDAAKREWLEYIEAADGIFVTGGNQLRLTTILGGTPVAQAIRRANARGVAVGGTSAGAAILSEHMIAFGAEGHSPHAGAVALVPGFGLTNRIMIDQHFRQRDRLGRLLTALAYNPFAVGIGLDEDTAAFIDHERKLTVVGTGALTIIDASELGHSSIAEAKQGHPVCMTNVRLHVLIEGGIFDLETRRATPSGE, from the coding sequence ATGAGCCCAGCGAAGATCGAGCGTGGCAATCAGCGGGGCTTCATCGTTCCCATCGGCGGTGCCGAGGACAAGGAAGGGGCAGCCAACATCCTGCGACGATTCATCGATGTCTCTGGCGGCGAGGGCTCGCGCATCGTGATCATCCCCACTGCCTCGAAGCTCGAGGACACGGGGCGCCGCTACGAGAAGCTGTTCCGAAAGCTGGGTGCGGACGAGGCGAAGGCGCTGCCTCTCGCTTCGCGCGACGACGCCGCGAAGCGCGAGTGGCTCGAGTACATCGAGGCTGCGGACGGCATCTTCGTGACGGGGGGAAACCAGCTCCGGCTCACCACCATCCTGGGTGGGACGCCGGTCGCGCAGGCCATCCGCCGGGCGAACGCCCGAGGCGTCGCGGTCGGAGGCACCAGCGCCGGCGCCGCCATCCTCAGCGAGCACATGATCGCCTTCGGCGCCGAGGGGCACTCGCCCCACGCCGGCGCGGTGGCGCTCGTCCCCGGCTTTGGCCTGACGAATCGCATCATGATCGACCAGCACTTTCGCCAGCGCGATCGGCTGGGCCGCCTGCTGACGGCGCTCGCCTACAACCCCTTCGCCGTGGGGATTGGCCTCGACGAGGACACCGCCGCATTCATCGACCACGAGCGCAAGCTCACGGTCGTGGGCACCGGCGCGCTCACCATCATCGATGCCTCGGAGCTCGGGCATTCGTCGATCGCCGAGGCGAAGCAGGGCCATCCCGTGTGTATGACCAACGTTCGGCTGCACGTGTTGATCGAAGGGGGCATCTTCGATCTCGAAACCCGGCGCGCGACGCCGTCCGGTGAGTGA
- a CDS encoding beta-aspartyl-peptidase yields MSSPPLTLLRNAQLFAPEPRGLCQVLVGGGSILAIEPELAELGPSLCQVVDLGGARLIPGLIDAHVHITGGGGESGPSSRVPEVGPSELSSGGVTSTVGVLGTDGTTRSVAGLVASTLALREQGLSAWCWTGSYQIPPITLTGSVRSDIVFVDPIIGAGEIALSDHRSSQPTLDELARLAADCHVAGLMSGKAGVLHLHLGDGPRGLELVRQLLDVTELPPRVFHPTHVNRQRRLFAEALELARRGCTVDVTAFPVAEGEDALGAADAISEYLGSGAPPERLTASSDGGGCLPTFDAAGRVLAMDVGSPRALADTLAELLARGHALEQVLPVFTRNVADALRLSGKGRIAVGADADLVVLDESHRISQVMARGRFLVRSGEPIALGTFERPTASRAR; encoded by the coding sequence GTGTCATCGCCGCCGCTCACGCTGCTCCGGAACGCCCAGCTGTTCGCGCCCGAGCCGCGTGGCCTCTGCCAGGTCCTGGTCGGCGGCGGGAGCATCCTGGCCATCGAACCCGAGCTCGCCGAGCTCGGCCCGAGCCTGTGCCAGGTCGTCGACCTCGGCGGAGCGCGGCTGATCCCCGGTCTGATCGACGCACACGTGCACATCACCGGAGGCGGCGGCGAGTCGGGTCCGTCGTCGCGCGTCCCGGAGGTCGGGCCGAGCGAGCTCAGCAGCGGGGGTGTGACGAGCACGGTCGGTGTCCTCGGCACGGACGGCACGACCCGCTCCGTCGCGGGGCTGGTGGCCTCGACGCTCGCGCTGCGCGAGCAGGGGCTCTCGGCCTGGTGCTGGACCGGGAGCTACCAGATCCCTCCCATCACGCTGACCGGCAGCGTGCGCTCCGACATCGTCTTCGTCGATCCCATCATCGGCGCCGGCGAGATCGCGCTCAGCGATCACCGCTCCTCGCAGCCGACGCTGGACGAGCTCGCGCGCCTCGCGGCGGACTGTCACGTGGCCGGCCTGATGAGCGGCAAGGCCGGCGTCCTACACCTGCACCTCGGAGACGGGCCGCGTGGGCTCGAGCTCGTCCGCCAGTTGCTCGACGTGACGGAGCTCCCCCCGCGCGTGTTTCATCCAACCCACGTGAATCGGCAGCGGCGCTTGTTCGCCGAGGCGCTCGAGCTCGCGCGGCGCGGCTGCACGGTGGACGTCACCGCGTTTCCCGTCGCCGAGGGGGAAGACGCGCTCGGGGCGGCCGACGCCATCTCGGAGTACCTGGGCTCCGGTGCCCCGCCCGAACGCCTGACCGCGAGCTCCGACGGGGGCGGCTGCCTGCCGACGTTCGACGCCGCCGGTCGGGTGCTGGCCATGGACGTCGGGTCGCCCCGCGCGCTCGCCGACACCCTCGCCGAGCTGCTCGCGCGCGGCCACGCCCTCGAGCAGGTGTTGCCGGTCTTCACGCGCAACGTCGCCGACGCCCTCCGCCTCTCCGGGAAAGGACGGATAGCGGTGGGCGCGGACGCCGACCTCGTCGTGCTTGACGAAAGCCATCGCATCAGTCAGGTGATGGCCCGCGGGCGCTTCCTGGTCCGCTCCGGCGAGCCCATCGCTCTCGGGACCTTCGAGCGACCGACAGCGAGTAGAGCGAGATGA
- a CDS encoding VCBS repeat domain-containing M23 family metallopeptidase yields MKRALAFGLVLAGVLAVTPALGQQYRFPLLKPGSGTQPYITAYRDHAASGLKDWNCGTKTYDGHKGTDIGIGGFAVMDAGSRQVVAAADGTVAAAIDGCFDRCTSGACGCGGGFGNYVKITHADGKSTYYGHLMNGSVAVSAGQSVKCGQVLGKVGSSGNSTGPHLHFEPRYSNNVSDEPFSGPCGGSTSFWVSQGAYLGLPAEQCQCEPKPEVCNGGDDDCDGAVDEGDVCVLTELVLPQAGMLDGTTSSDLDGDGDADVCARAAAGIVCEKAGASGFSEALVGPELSDANGWGEPRFYGTLRMGDVDGDGKADVCARSSAGVHCWKSDGSGFPTQIEGPAWSDANGWGEPRFWSTLRLADVDGDGKADVCARHSARFGCHLSNGSGFGPELAGPELSDASGWGDAKYFGTIRMADVNGDGKTDVCARSSARFHCWLSDGAGFPTEIPGPELSDAQGWGDAKYWATLRMGDVNGDGKADVCARGAAGVQCWLSDGAGFPTAVAGPELSDAQGWGEARYWSTLRLTDWDGDRRADLCARAAAGFLCWPSNGAGFDAAVSGPDMADAGGWHEQRYFGSFRVADVTGDGKAEICGRGAAGVVCWPFDGTAFGATIDGPAWSSASGWDAPKYYVTLQAAGGCAPHPESCNGKDDDCDGEIDEGGVCSSQGSGGSVGSGGSGWQDGGVIGGAQGIAPEETPREAVDGGCACRSVPRAGSAPGGLFLLLGLALVRARHCRRGRGA; encoded by the coding sequence ATGAAGCGCGCGCTGGCGTTCGGCCTCGTGCTCGCGGGGGTGCTCGCGGTGACCCCTGCGCTCGGGCAGCAATATCGCTTCCCGCTCTTGAAGCCCGGCTCGGGCACGCAGCCCTACATCACGGCGTACCGCGACCACGCCGCCAGCGGGCTGAAGGACTGGAACTGCGGCACCAAGACCTACGACGGGCACAAGGGCACCGACATCGGCATCGGCGGCTTCGCGGTGATGGACGCCGGGAGCCGGCAGGTGGTCGCGGCGGCCGACGGCACCGTCGCCGCCGCGATCGACGGGTGCTTCGATCGCTGCACGAGCGGCGCCTGCGGCTGCGGCGGCGGCTTCGGCAACTACGTGAAGATCACCCACGCCGACGGCAAGTCCACCTACTACGGACACCTGATGAACGGCTCGGTCGCGGTCTCGGCGGGCCAGAGCGTGAAGTGCGGGCAGGTGCTGGGCAAGGTCGGCTCCAGCGGCAACTCCACGGGCCCGCACCTGCACTTCGAGCCGCGCTACTCGAACAACGTCTCCGACGAGCCGTTCTCCGGTCCGTGCGGCGGCTCGACCTCGTTCTGGGTCTCACAGGGCGCGTACCTGGGCCTGCCGGCGGAGCAGTGTCAGTGCGAGCCCAAGCCCGAGGTGTGCAACGGCGGCGACGACGACTGCGACGGCGCGGTCGACGAAGGTGACGTGTGCGTGCTCACCGAGCTGGTGCTGCCGCAAGCCGGGATGCTCGACGGCACCACCTCCAGCGATCTGGACGGGGACGGCGACGCGGACGTCTGCGCGCGCGCCGCGGCCGGCATCGTCTGCGAGAAGGCGGGAGCGAGCGGCTTCTCGGAGGCGCTCGTCGGGCCGGAGCTCTCCGACGCCAATGGCTGGGGCGAGCCCCGGTTCTACGGCACCCTCCGCATGGGCGACGTGGACGGCGACGGCAAGGCCGACGTCTGCGCGCGGTCGAGCGCGGGCGTGCACTGCTGGAAGAGCGATGGCAGCGGGTTCCCGACCCAGATCGAGGGGCCGGCATGGAGCGACGCGAACGGCTGGGGCGAGCCGCGCTTCTGGAGCACGCTCCGGCTCGCGGACGTGGACGGCGACGGCAAGGCCGACGTGTGCGCGCGACACAGCGCGCGCTTCGGCTGTCATCTCTCGAACGGCAGCGGCTTCGGACCGGAGCTCGCCGGGCCCGAGCTCAGCGACGCCAGCGGCTGGGGCGACGCCAAGTACTTCGGGACCATCCGCATGGCGGACGTGAACGGCGACGGCAAGACGGACGTCTGCGCCCGTAGCTCGGCGCGTTTCCACTGCTGGCTCTCCGACGGCGCCGGCTTTCCCACGGAAATCCCGGGCCCCGAGCTCAGCGACGCTCAGGGCTGGGGTGACGCGAAGTACTGGGCGACCTTGCGCATGGGCGACGTGAACGGCGACGGCAAGGCCGACGTGTGCGCTCGCGGCGCCGCCGGCGTCCAGTGCTGGCTCTCGGACGGCGCTGGCTTCCCCACGGCGGTCGCCGGTCCCGAGCTGAGCGACGCCCAGGGTTGGGGCGAGGCGAGGTACTGGAGCACGCTCCGCCTCACCGATTGGGACGGCGATCGGCGCGCGGATCTGTGCGCGCGAGCAGCAGCTGGGTTTCTTTGCTGGCCCTCGAACGGCGCGGGCTTCGACGCAGCGGTCAGCGGACCCGACATGGCAGATGCGGGCGGCTGGCACGAGCAGCGCTACTTCGGCAGCTTTCGCGTCGCCGACGTGACCGGGGACGGCAAGGCCGAGATCTGCGGCCGCGGAGCCGCGGGGGTTGTGTGCTGGCCCTTCGACGGCACGGCGTTCGGCGCCACGATCGACGGGCCCGCCTGGAGCAGCGCCTCGGGCTGGGACGCGCCGAAGTACTACGTGACGCTTCAGGCCGCCGGCGGCTGCGCGCCGCACCCCGAGTCGTGCAACGGCAAAGACGACGACTGCGACGGCGAGATCGACGAAGGCGGCGTGTGCTCGAGCCAGGGCTCCGGCGGCAGCGTCGGTTCGGGCGGCTCGGGTTGGCAAGACGGTGGGGTGATCGGCGGCGCGCAGGGGATCGCACCCGAAGAGACGCCGCGCGAGGCAGTGGACGGCGGCTGCGCGTGCCGCAGCGTTCCCCGAGCGGGCAGCGCTCCCGGCGGGTTGTTCCTGCTGCTGGGCCTCGCGCTCGTCCGAGCGCGGCATTGCCGGCGCGGACGCGGCGCGTGA